From Tiliqua scincoides isolate rTilSci1 chromosome 2, rTilSci1.hap2, whole genome shotgun sequence, the proteins below share one genomic window:
- the TRIM58 gene encoding E3 ubiquitin-protein ligase TRIM58, producing MASFPGGDPVERLQDEVSCAICLEFLRDPVTIDCGHNFCRACIAGYCQRCGGGGVALCPQCRAGFLLSGCRPNKQLASIVEGIERLSLRPSRGPGPVEALCERHGKKLRLFCQDDGQPICLVCDKSREHRTHTVLPIEEAAHDYRIKLQEAVDLLKKVLGEALKLEAQEEEKTAQWKAKVEEQRALIVSGFERRRRVMAEEEQFLLKQLQEEEEATLKKLQRNWAFLLEQCTGLQELISELENKCQQTAASLLKDVKATLTRSEGVSLQEPQLISVDLQDSYDVPGLMESLQTYRVPVTFDPSTANPYLLLSEDLLSVQVGDRRQDVPQSLTRFETCTCLLGCEQFTTGRHFWEVCVENKTSWTLGVCQESVSRQGIFTPSPATGFWTMWLRNGDEYAALTSPLTELVLRAKPEAIGIFLDYDAGEVSFYNADSGSHIFTFSDSFSGPLRPYFYPGVRAGGLNDAPLIIRPAAYQMSGRCFSHQ from the exons ATGGCCTCCTTCCCGGGAGGCGACCCCGTGGAGCGGCTGCAGGACGAGGTGTCGTGCGCCATCTGCCTGGAGTTCCTCCGCGACCCGGTGACCATCGACTGCGGCCACAACTTCTGCCGGGCGTGCATCGCGGGCTATTGCCAGcgctgcggcggcggcggcgtggCGCTCTGCCCCCAGTGCCGGGCCGGCTTCCTGCTCAGCGGCTGCCGGCCCAACAAGCAGCTGGCCAGCATCGTGGAGGGCATCGAGCGGCTGAGCCTGCGGCCAAGCAGGGGGCCCGGCCCCGTCGAGGCCCTGTGCGAGAGGCACGGCAAGAAGCTGCGCCTCTTCTGCCAGGACGACGGCCAGCCCATCTGCCTGGTGTGCGACAAGTCCCGGGAGCACCGCACGCACACCGTCCTGCCCATCGAAGAGGCTGCGCACGACTACAGG ATCAAGCTTCAGGAAGCTGTGGATCTTCTGAAGAAGGTGCTGGGAGAAGCACTAAAGCTGGAGGCACAAGAGGAGGAGAAGACAGCTCAGTGGAAG GCGAAAGTAGAAGAACAAAGAGCGCTCATTGTATCTGGGTTTGAGAGACGTCGACGGGTGATGGCTGAGGAGGAGCAGTTCCTTCTGAAGCAGCTtcaagaggaagaagaggcaacCCTGAAGAAGCTGCAGAGGAACTGGGCCTTTCTGCTGGAACAGTGCACAGGCTTGCAAGAGCTGATCTCCGAGTTGGAGAATAAGTGCCAGCAGACAGCTGCCTCTTTGCTTAAG gaTGTAAAAGCCACCTTGACCAG GAGCGAGGGGGTGTCGCTGCAGGAGCCACAGCTCATCTCAGTGGATCTGCAGGACTCCTATGATGTCCCTGGGTTGATGGAATCACTCCAAACATATAGAG TACCTGTGACATTCGACCCAAGCACAGCCAATCCCTACTTGCTGCTGTCAGAGGACCTGCTCAGTGTACAAGTCGGAGATCGGAGACAGGATGTGCCCCAAAGCCTGACCCGCTTTGAGACATGCACCTGCCTGCTGGGCTGTGAACAGTTCACAACTGGGAGACACTTTTGGGAAGTGTGTGTGGAGAACAAGACCAGCTGGACGCTCGGGGTGTGCCAGGAATCTGTGAGCCGCCAAGGGATCTTCACACCCTCCCCGGCGACAGGGTTCTGGACAATGTGGTTGAGGAATGGTGATGAGTATGCAGCCCTCACCTCCCCGCTCACAGAATTAGTGCTGAGAGCAAAGCCTGAGGCAATCGGCATCTTCCTGGACTATGATGCAGGAGAGGTCTCCTTCTATAACGCAGACAGTGGCTCCCACATCTTTACCTTTTCAGACTCCTTCTCCGGGCCACTCCGGCCTTATTTCTACCCCGGGGTCCGGGCAGGCGGACTCAATGACGCTCCCCTCATCATCCGACCTGCAGCCTATCAAATGTCAGGCAGATGTTTTTCCCACCAATGA